One segment of Arthrobacter sp. MMS18-M83 DNA contains the following:
- a CDS encoding SDR family oxidoreductase — MNSTILVTGGTGTLGRLVSSRLVDTGNAVRVAGRHAPAPGQVIEFARCDLDTGDGVEAAMEGVRTVVHCAGAQKGDGEKARRLVAAASLAGVAHLVFISVVGADTIPIVSGFDRAAFGYFASKRDAELVVAGSGIPFSTLRATQFFELTMLTARAMAKLPVIPVPRGFRFQPVDAGEVADRLVELALGEPAGLVPDLAGPVSYPMGDLIRSYLAAAGERRILLPVPMPGRAAKAIREGANLSVDRAVGLRTWEEFLSERVPGDPRG, encoded by the coding sequence ATGAACTCGACAATTTTGGTGACAGGCGGAACCGGCACGCTCGGGCGGCTCGTGTCCTCGCGCCTAGTGGACACGGGCAACGCCGTGCGCGTGGCGGGCCGTCACGCCCCTGCGCCCGGGCAGGTCATCGAGTTCGCGAGATGTGACCTTGACACCGGCGACGGAGTCGAGGCCGCGATGGAAGGTGTCCGCACTGTGGTGCATTGCGCGGGCGCGCAGAAGGGCGACGGCGAGAAGGCCCGCCGCCTCGTCGCCGCAGCGTCCCTCGCGGGTGTGGCGCACCTTGTGTTCATTTCTGTAGTGGGGGCGGACACGATCCCGATCGTGAGCGGCTTCGACCGCGCGGCTTTCGGCTACTTCGCGTCCAAGCGGGACGCCGAACTGGTCGTAGCCGGCTCCGGAATCCCGTTCAGCACCCTCCGGGCCACCCAGTTCTTCGAACTGACGATGCTGACGGCGCGGGCCATGGCCAAGCTCCCGGTCATCCCAGTGCCTAGAGGCTTCAGGTTCCAACCCGTCGACGCCGGTGAGGTCGCGGACCGGCTCGTCGAGCTCGCTCTCGGCGAGCCCGCAGGCCTGGTGCCCGATCTTGCGGGGCCGGTCTCTTACCCGATGGGTGACCTCATCCGGTCGTATCTCGCCGCGGCCGGTGAGCGACGCATCCTCCTTCCCGTGCCGATGCCTGGAAGGGCGGCCAAGGCCATCCGAGAGGGCGCCAACCTGTCCGTGGACAGGGCCGTTGGGCTGAGGACTTGGGAGGAGTTCCTCTCCGAGCGCGTGCCCGGTGACCCGAGGGGGTGA
- a CDS encoding vWA domain-containing protein, translated as MTEYALKDGRAAVDAAALAVGFSTALRRAGLPGSPDRAAWLARALRIVPPVARDPLYWTCRVVLVSSREQLPVFDSVFSAAFDGMLNPADTRGDANSPRAIGAEERTREAPAGRRPANTEGRVPASRAPIASPDAGKADEPNAPEREAILAMASADEHLHEKSFAELTPDEAAQVRQLVRRIVLSTPERRSRRTRQWAHGGAKLDLRRTIRSARRTGADTSCLVYARRRARPRRLVFLCDVSGSMEPYTQVFLALLQGAVAGAQAEAFVFSTRLTRLTRQLSSRNADKALALGAAAAPDWAGGTRLADSLRAFIDGHGRRGLARGAVIVVLSDGWAQDAPELVDAQMARLRRLAYRIVWVNPRKASVNYQPLAGGMAAALPYCDAFISGHNYTALAEAATAIRADRPRPASSA; from the coding sequence ATGACTGAGTACGCGCTCAAGGATGGCCGGGCCGCCGTCGATGCTGCAGCCCTGGCGGTCGGGTTCAGCACGGCCCTGCGGCGGGCGGGGCTGCCTGGCTCGCCCGACCGGGCGGCTTGGCTAGCGCGGGCACTCAGGATTGTGCCCCCGGTTGCCCGGGATCCGCTGTACTGGACTTGCCGGGTGGTACTTGTGTCCTCGCGGGAACAGCTGCCGGTATTCGACTCCGTCTTTTCGGCCGCATTCGACGGGATGCTGAATCCTGCTGATACCCGCGGAGATGCGAACAGTCCCCGGGCGATCGGCGCGGAGGAACGAACCCGGGAGGCACCAGCGGGGCGACGCCCGGCCAATACGGAGGGTCGGGTCCCAGCGTCGCGGGCACCCATCGCCTCCCCCGACGCAGGCAAGGCCGACGAACCCAACGCACCGGAGCGAGAGGCAATCCTGGCCATGGCCTCGGCCGACGAGCACCTGCATGAGAAGTCCTTCGCCGAGCTCACCCCGGACGAAGCAGCCCAAGTACGGCAACTGGTGCGGCGCATCGTGCTGTCCACCCCGGAGCGCCGAAGCCGTCGGACCCGCCAATGGGCGCACGGCGGCGCCAAACTGGACTTACGGCGGACCATCCGTTCGGCTCGGCGCACCGGTGCCGACACAAGCTGCCTTGTCTATGCCCGCCGTCGCGCGCGTCCGCGCCGCTTGGTGTTCCTGTGCGACGTTTCCGGCTCCATGGAACCGTACACCCAGGTATTCCTCGCCCTGCTGCAAGGGGCAGTGGCCGGGGCCCAGGCCGAGGCATTCGTGTTTTCCACCCGGCTGACCAGACTGACGCGCCAGCTTTCGAGTCGGAACGCAGACAAAGCCCTGGCCCTCGGAGCCGCTGCCGCCCCGGATTGGGCGGGCGGCACAAGGCTGGCGGACAGTCTGCGAGCATTCATCGATGGCCATGGCCGCCGCGGACTGGCCAGGGGCGCCGTCATTGTCGTGCTTTCCGACGGCTGGGCCCAGGACGCGCCGGAGCTAGTGGACGCACAGATGGCGCGGCTAAGGCGCCTGGCCTACCGGATCGTCTGGGTCAATCCGAGGAAAGCCAGCGTGAACTATCAACCCCTAGCGGGCGGCATGGCCGCAGCACTGCCCTACTGTGACGCTTTCATCAGCGGACACAACTACACCGCTCTGGCCGAGGCGGCAACCGCCATTCGCGCAGACCGGCCACGTCCGGCGAGTTCGGCATGA
- a CDS encoding aerobic carbon-monoxide dehydrogenase large subunit — protein sequence MTTTQEHAPNPAAGDPGRPIGFGRLQRKEDPRFVRGKGNYIDDIVLAGMLHGAILRAPVAHARLVSIDTTEALAHPKVLAVITGKDLQALNLAWAPTLSADVQAVLVTDKVRFQGQEVAFVVAEDRYAARDALELIDVEYEMLPPVIDARRALDPGAPVIRDDIEGRTDNRIFDWEIGDAAETEAVFATADVVVSQEVVYPRVHPAPMETCGAVADFDPVDGRLTLYETTQAPHAHRTLYAIVAGIPEHKIRIVSPDIGGGFGNKVGIYPGYVLAVVGSIVTGKPVKWVEDRSENLMSTSFARDYIMQGEIAATKDGKILAVRTNVLADHGAFNATAQPTKTPAGFFSIFTGSYDLKAAYCKVTGVYTNKAPGGVAYACSFRVTEAVYLVERMVDILARKLGMDPAELRLKNFIKPEQFPYANKTGWVYDSGNYEPAMRLSMQMAGYEDLRREQAEKRERGELMGIGVSFFTETVGAGPRKHFDIVGLGMADGAELRVHPTGKAVVRISVQSQGQGHETTFAQIVAEELGIPPESIDVVHGDTDQTPFGLGTYGSRSTPVSGGAVALVARKVRDKAKFIAAAMLEARPEDLEWEKGRWFVKGDPSVGKTIAEIAFGAHGTVALPEGIDGNLDAEVTYDPPNLTFPFGAYICVVDVDAGTGQVKVRRFIAVDDCGTRINPMIIEGQVHGGLTDGVGMALMEIIAFDEEGNCLSGSFMDYLIPTAMEVPDWETGFTVTPSPHHPIGAKGIGESATVGSPPAIVNAIVDALAPYGVTHMDMPCTPARVWEAMQGRARPPV from the coding sequence ATGACCACCACCCAGGAGCATGCACCCAACCCGGCGGCGGGAGACCCCGGCCGCCCGATCGGGTTCGGCCGCCTCCAGCGCAAGGAAGACCCACGGTTCGTCCGCGGCAAGGGCAATTACATCGACGACATCGTGCTGGCCGGCATGCTGCATGGCGCCATCCTGCGCGCACCCGTCGCGCATGCCCGGCTGGTTTCAATAGATACCACGGAGGCGTTGGCCCATCCCAAGGTACTCGCCGTCATTACGGGGAAAGACCTGCAGGCCCTCAACCTCGCCTGGGCGCCCACCCTGTCGGCGGACGTCCAGGCAGTCCTCGTCACGGACAAGGTCCGCTTCCAGGGCCAAGAGGTCGCTTTCGTCGTCGCGGAGGACCGCTATGCCGCCCGGGACGCCCTGGAGCTGATCGACGTCGAATACGAGATGTTGCCGCCTGTGATTGATGCCCGCCGCGCCCTCGACCCCGGCGCGCCGGTCATCCGTGACGATATCGAAGGGCGGACAGACAACCGGATCTTCGATTGGGAGATCGGTGATGCAGCCGAAACCGAGGCAGTGTTCGCCACTGCCGACGTCGTGGTCTCCCAAGAGGTTGTGTACCCGCGTGTGCACCCGGCGCCCATGGAAACCTGCGGTGCCGTGGCGGACTTCGATCCGGTAGACGGCAGGCTGACCCTCTACGAAACAACGCAAGCCCCGCATGCCCACAGGACCCTGTACGCCATAGTCGCCGGAATCCCGGAACACAAGATCCGCATCGTCTCCCCCGATATCGGCGGAGGCTTTGGCAACAAGGTGGGTATCTATCCCGGTTACGTCCTGGCCGTCGTCGGTTCGATCGTGACCGGCAAGCCGGTGAAATGGGTGGAGGATCGCTCGGAAAACCTGATGTCGACGTCGTTCGCACGCGACTACATCATGCAGGGCGAAATCGCGGCCACCAAGGACGGCAAGATCCTCGCCGTCCGCACCAACGTTCTGGCCGACCACGGCGCGTTCAATGCAACCGCGCAGCCCACCAAGACCCCCGCGGGATTCTTCTCCATCTTCACCGGGAGCTACGACCTGAAAGCGGCCTACTGCAAGGTCACCGGCGTCTACACCAACAAAGCGCCCGGCGGGGTGGCTTACGCGTGTTCCTTCCGCGTGACAGAGGCGGTCTACCTGGTCGAGCGCATGGTGGACATCCTGGCCCGGAAACTGGGGATGGATCCGGCAGAGCTTCGGCTGAAGAATTTCATCAAGCCGGAACAGTTCCCCTACGCGAACAAGACCGGCTGGGTCTACGATTCGGGCAACTACGAGCCCGCCATGCGGCTGTCCATGCAAATGGCCGGGTACGAGGATCTCCGGCGCGAGCAGGCCGAAAAGCGGGAGCGCGGCGAACTGATGGGCATCGGCGTCTCCTTCTTCACCGAGACCGTCGGCGCCGGGCCGCGCAAGCACTTCGACATCGTCGGGCTCGGCATGGCCGACGGCGCCGAACTCCGCGTCCATCCCACCGGCAAGGCCGTCGTCAGGATCTCAGTGCAGAGCCAGGGTCAGGGCCACGAAACCACGTTCGCCCAGATCGTGGCCGAGGAACTCGGCATCCCACCCGAGAGCATCGACGTCGTCCACGGCGACACCGACCAAACGCCCTTCGGCTTGGGCACATACGGCAGCCGGTCGACCCCGGTCAGCGGCGGCGCAGTGGCGCTTGTGGCGCGCAAGGTCCGGGACAAGGCGAAGTTCATTGCCGCCGCGATGCTCGAGGCCCGGCCCGAGGACCTCGAGTGGGAAAAGGGCCGCTGGTTCGTCAAGGGCGATCCGAGCGTCGGCAAGACAATCGCCGAGATCGCCTTCGGCGCCCACGGCACTGTTGCCCTGCCAGAAGGTATCGACGGCAACCTCGACGCGGAAGTAACCTATGACCCGCCCAACCTGACGTTTCCGTTTGGTGCCTATATCTGCGTTGTAGACGTCGACGCCGGGACCGGACAGGTCAAGGTCCGGCGCTTCATCGCGGTGGACGATTGCGGGACCCGGATCAACCCGATGATCATCGAGGGCCAGGTCCACGGCGGGCTGACCGACGGCGTCGGGATGGCGCTCATGGAAATCATCGCCTTCGACGAGGAGGGCAACTGCCTCAGCGGCTCCTTCATGGACTACCTCATCCCCACGGCGATGGAAGTCCCGGACTGGGAGACCGGCTTCACCGTCACGCCATCGCCGCACCACCCCATCGGCGCCAAAGGTATCGGCGAGTCGGCCACTGTCGGGTCCCCGCCGGCCATCGTCAACGCCATCGTCGATGCTTTGGCTCCGTATGGCGTGACGCACATGGACATGCCTTGCACCCCGGCCCGGGTCTGGGAGGCCATGCAGGGCCGAGCCAGGCCACCGGTGTGA
- the trxA gene encoding thioredoxin: MKRAKDVTDASFHADVLKSTKPVVVEFWADWSGPCARLSPVLEQLAVEYADKIDVVKVNVDENPETAGAFGVNSVPSVFLFKDGERRISVIGAGAKQYFEVEFADYLR; encoded by the coding sequence ATGAAACGGGCCAAAGATGTAACTGACGCGTCTTTCCACGCCGATGTGCTGAAGTCAACCAAACCTGTTGTCGTGGAATTCTGGGCGGACTGGTCTGGACCCTGCGCAAGACTTTCGCCGGTCTTGGAACAGCTCGCGGTCGAATACGCCGACAAAATCGACGTCGTCAAAGTCAATGTCGACGAAAATCCCGAAACTGCAGGGGCCTTCGGGGTTAATTCGGTTCCGTCGGTATTCCTGTTCAAGGACGGCGAACGAAGAATCTCCGTGATCGGCGCCGGGGCGAAGCAGTACTTCGAAGTGGAATTCGCTGATTACCTTCGCTAA
- a CDS encoding AAA family ATPase, whose product MTGPARAGAEDDVRRLVPDVAALMSTLDDGDYLADVGLATALFLSVRLPQPILLEGEAGVGKTEAAKALAKVLDTPLYRLQCYEGIDAGEALYEWNHQRQLLGIRLAEVRDVHMEEADLFGEQYLLRRPLLKAIEHPGPRPAVLLLDEIDRADAEFEAFTFELLAEAAVTIPELGTIRATHPPVVVLTSNRTRDLHDALTRRCLYHWIDYPQPERIAAIVRRKVPGSAEPLALDAASAITRLRSLDMAKPPGIAEAIDWVSALTVLGVERLDPAAVKQTWGSVLKNRDDLDTAWSRGPAWVAGAGHD is encoded by the coding sequence ATGACCGGGCCTGCGCGGGCGGGGGCGGAAGACGATGTGCGGCGTCTGGTCCCCGACGTCGCTGCGCTCATGTCCACGCTGGACGACGGCGACTACCTGGCCGACGTCGGGCTGGCCACCGCACTGTTCTTGTCCGTCCGGCTACCGCAGCCCATCCTTCTGGAGGGCGAGGCCGGCGTCGGGAAAACCGAAGCGGCGAAGGCGCTCGCCAAGGTGCTGGACACTCCCCTGTATCGCTTGCAGTGCTACGAAGGCATCGACGCAGGTGAGGCACTCTACGAGTGGAACCATCAACGCCAGCTTCTGGGCATCCGGTTGGCCGAGGTCCGGGACGTCCACATGGAAGAGGCCGACCTTTTCGGGGAACAGTACCTGCTGCGCCGCCCGCTCCTCAAGGCGATCGAGCATCCCGGCCCTCGTCCGGCCGTCCTGCTGCTGGACGAGATCGACCGGGCCGACGCAGAGTTTGAGGCCTTCACTTTCGAACTGCTGGCCGAGGCCGCCGTGACGATTCCCGAACTGGGCACTATCCGCGCCACGCACCCGCCCGTCGTCGTCCTGACATCCAATCGGACCAGGGATCTGCACGACGCATTGACACGGCGCTGCCTCTACCACTGGATCGACTACCCCCAGCCCGAGCGCATCGCCGCGATCGTTCGCCGCAAGGTGCCTGGGAGCGCCGAGCCTCTCGCCCTTGATGCCGCATCCGCCATCACCAGGCTGCGGTCCCTGGACATGGCCAAACCCCCCGGCATCGCGGAGGCAATCGACTGGGTTTCCGCGCTGACGGTGCTCGGCGTGGAACGATTGGATCCAGCAGCGGTGAAACAGACCTGGGGCTCGGTCCTGAAGAATCGCGACGATCTGGATACTGCGTGGTCCCGGGGCCCGGCTTGGGTGGCCGGAGCCGGCCATGACTGA
- a CDS encoding XdhC family protein, with translation MPLHGEALAARAQELVQRREPFVRATVVRAQHPTSAHAGDTALVLANGEIDGFLGGTCVEASVREYGLQTLSRHEPLLLRVVPGEPSRIHEEGAVEVANPCLSGGAVEIFLEPQMPAPRVVVVGATPVAQALGALGAILDLDMELTNGTAAEPRADDAALIVASQGRDEESSLEAALRIGVPYVALVASRTRGAAVLASLDVDDGQRARVHSPAGLLLGGRTPAEIALSILAELVSVRHLGAAAESATPETATAGAVPADPVPATAVDPVCGMSVAAVESTLHAEYDGATYYFCSAGCRRAFLADPERYATAP, from the coding sequence ATGCCCCTGCACGGAGAAGCCTTGGCGGCGAGGGCGCAGGAACTTGTACAACGCCGGGAACCGTTTGTGCGTGCCACGGTAGTGCGAGCCCAGCACCCCACCAGTGCCCATGCCGGCGACACGGCCCTGGTGCTCGCGAACGGCGAAATTGACGGATTCCTTGGGGGCACCTGCGTCGAGGCCTCCGTACGCGAATACGGCCTGCAGACGCTGTCCAGGCACGAACCGCTGCTATTGCGCGTCGTCCCAGGCGAGCCGTCCCGCATCCACGAGGAAGGCGCCGTGGAGGTCGCAAACCCCTGCCTCAGCGGTGGAGCGGTGGAGATCTTCCTCGAGCCGCAGATGCCCGCTCCCCGGGTGGTCGTGGTCGGCGCAACCCCCGTGGCACAAGCCCTGGGCGCCCTGGGTGCGATCCTCGACCTGGACATGGAGCTCACGAACGGAACAGCGGCAGAACCGCGGGCCGATGACGCCGCCCTCATCGTCGCGTCGCAGGGCCGGGACGAGGAGTCCTCATTGGAGGCCGCGCTCCGGATTGGGGTGCCATACGTCGCCCTTGTCGCCAGCCGCACCCGCGGCGCGGCCGTCCTGGCCTCACTCGACGTCGACGACGGCCAGCGCGCGCGTGTGCACAGCCCGGCCGGGCTGCTGCTGGGAGGCCGAACACCCGCCGAGATTGCGCTGTCGATACTGGCAGAGCTGGTGTCCGTGCGTCACCTTGGCGCGGCTGCAGAGAGTGCGACGCCGGAGACTGCGACGGCGGGCGCGGTGCCGGCGGATCCCGTACCAGCAACCGCCGTGGACCCTGTCTGCGGCATGAGCGTCGCTGCCGTGGAGTCTACGCTGCACGCCGAATACGACGGGGCGACGTACTACTTCTGTTCTGCCGGATGCAGAAGAGCCTTCCTCGCCGATCCGGAGCGCTATGCCACTGCGCCTTGA
- a CDS encoding (2Fe-2S)-binding protein yields the protein MQISMTVNGDEVTRDIEPRVLLVHFIRENLGLTGTHWGCDTSNCGTCVVLMDGQPVKSCTVLAAMAAGHDIRTVEGLAVGGTLDPVQQGFMEEHGLQCGFCTPGMMLTARALLDRNQHPDDAEIRQAISGQICRCTGYATIVRSVQWAAAHPLGADAETDDGGAGGTIAEEVTA from the coding sequence ATGCAGATCAGCATGACGGTCAACGGGGACGAAGTCACCCGGGACATCGAACCCCGAGTGTTGTTGGTCCACTTCATCCGCGAGAACCTCGGACTCACGGGCACGCACTGGGGATGCGACACCAGCAACTGCGGAACCTGCGTCGTCCTGATGGACGGTCAGCCGGTGAAATCGTGCACCGTGCTGGCAGCCATGGCCGCCGGACACGACATCCGGACAGTCGAGGGACTGGCGGTCGGCGGGACGCTCGATCCGGTGCAGCAGGGGTTCATGGAAGAACACGGACTGCAATGCGGATTCTGCACTCCGGGAATGATGCTCACCGCCAGGGCCCTGTTGGACCGCAACCAGCATCCCGACGACGCCGAGATCCGCCAAGCCATTTCCGGCCAGATTTGCCGGTGCACCGGTTACGCGACCATTGTCCGTTCGGTGCAATGGGCCGCCGCCCACCCGCTCGGTGCGGACGCTGAGACGGACGACGGCGGCGCCGGCGGGACCATCGCAGAAGAGGTGACGGCATGA
- a CDS encoding heavy metal-responsive transcriptional regulator, which produces MRIGEAAQAAGMTSKALRFYEEFGLLPVAERTANGYRHYTRETINRLDFIRRGRAAGLALTQIREILILRDAGRSPCTHVRDLLAGQLAGLDAQIAELVALRATVAEYHAVAAAADPDACDAGRICSYL; this is translated from the coding sequence GTGCGAATCGGTGAAGCCGCCCAAGCTGCGGGCATGACGAGTAAGGCCCTGAGATTCTATGAAGAGTTCGGGCTGCTGCCAGTCGCGGAGCGCACCGCCAACGGATACCGCCATTACACACGCGAGACCATCAACAGGCTCGACTTCATTCGACGAGGTCGCGCCGCAGGGCTGGCCCTGACACAGATCCGCGAAATCCTGATCCTGCGCGACGCAGGCCGCTCTCCCTGCACCCATGTGAGGGACCTTCTTGCCGGTCAGCTGGCCGGCCTCGACGCGCAGATCGCCGAACTCGTCGCACTGCGCGCGACCGTCGCGGAGTACCATGCCGTCGCGGCTGCCGCGGACCCCGATGCGTGCGACGCCGGCCGGATCTGCAGCTACCTGTGA
- a CDS encoding FAD binding domain-containing protein gives MQIPAPFDYERASDVANALALLERHGPESRVIAGGHSLLPMMKLRLARPEWLIDINDLAELEFIRREGDQLRVGALTRHTALLESTDVAELFPIIRDAEHVIADPVVRNRGTIGGSLCQADPAEDLSTVCDVLRAETVVRGPGGERIVSMSDFHRGPYETAVAQNELLCEIRFMIRPRSGSAYEKVERRVGDWAVVAAGAAVGLSEDGTVEEAAIGLTAVGLDGTVPEAEAVLRGRQPHEDLFIEAARIAAAACHPVDDQRGPVDYKRHLADELTRRVLRRACARAAGAQEG, from the coding sequence ATGCAGATTCCGGCTCCATTTGATTATGAGCGCGCGAGCGACGTCGCAAACGCGCTGGCACTCCTTGAACGCCATGGTCCGGAGTCTCGAGTCATTGCCGGGGGACACAGCCTGCTGCCGATGATGAAGCTGCGGCTGGCCCGGCCGGAGTGGCTGATCGACATCAATGACCTAGCGGAACTGGAATTCATCCGCCGGGAAGGTGACCAGTTGCGAGTGGGCGCATTAACCCGGCACACAGCGCTCCTCGAGTCCACCGATGTCGCCGAACTCTTTCCGATAATTCGCGACGCCGAGCACGTGATCGCGGACCCCGTGGTCCGCAACCGTGGCACGATCGGCGGCTCGCTCTGCCAAGCGGATCCAGCCGAAGACCTGTCCACGGTGTGCGATGTCCTGCGTGCCGAGACCGTGGTCCGAGGGCCCGGCGGCGAACGGATCGTCTCCATGTCGGATTTCCACCGCGGTCCCTACGAAACCGCCGTGGCCCAGAACGAACTGTTGTGCGAAATCCGCTTCATGATCCGCCCGCGCTCGGGCAGCGCCTATGAAAAGGTGGAACGCCGGGTGGGTGACTGGGCGGTCGTCGCGGCCGGGGCCGCCGTCGGGCTCTCCGAAGACGGCACAGTCGAAGAGGCCGCAATCGGGCTGACGGCGGTTGGACTGGACGGCACTGTCCCCGAGGCGGAAGCCGTACTTCGCGGACGGCAGCCGCATGAAGACCTGTTCATCGAGGCCGCCCGCATCGCAGCCGCCGCCTGCCACCCGGTCGACGACCAGCGCGGACCGGTCGATTACAAACGGCATCTGGCGGACGAACTCACCCGCAGGGTCCTGCGGCGTGCGTGTGCGCGCGCTGCCGGTGCACAGGAAGGCTGA